In Patulibacter sp. SYSU D01012, a single window of DNA contains:
- a CDS encoding metal-dependent transcriptional regulator produces the protein MAHPTAGEEEYLETLYWLHEVQLPLTAANVSRAMLLSAPTVHEMVKRLEADGLIARDERKKISFTDKGLAVAESVVSRHRLVERFLTDVLGIPWHEVHEEAERMEHAMSPAIEEGMRAAIGDAKTCPHGHPIAVGQRIPGAPLADVEVGAKIRVLRFENEAEEVLHYLYGAGVKPGLEGTVTASDDERVTFEDVDGVAHALTVSAAETVSVKADPSPPERVGLPATVILDQQVFGR, from the coding sequence ATGGCTCACCCGACCGCCGGCGAGGAGGAGTACCTCGAGACGCTCTACTGGCTGCACGAGGTCCAGCTCCCGCTGACCGCCGCCAACGTCTCGCGGGCGATGCTGCTCTCGGCGCCGACCGTCCACGAGATGGTCAAGCGCCTCGAGGCGGACGGCCTGATCGCGCGCGACGAGCGCAAGAAGATCTCGTTCACCGACAAGGGCCTGGCCGTCGCGGAGAGCGTCGTCAGCCGCCACCGCCTGGTCGAGCGCTTCCTCACCGACGTGCTCGGCATCCCGTGGCACGAGGTGCACGAGGAGGCCGAGCGCATGGAGCACGCCATGAGCCCGGCGATCGAGGAGGGGATGCGCGCCGCGATCGGCGACGCGAAGACCTGCCCGCACGGCCACCCGATCGCGGTCGGCCAGCGGATCCCGGGCGCGCCGCTCGCCGACGTCGAGGTGGGCGCGAAGATCCGCGTCCTGCGCTTCGAGAACGAGGCGGAGGAGGTCCTGCACTACCTGTACGGCGCCGGGGTGAAGCCGGGCCTGGAGGGCACCGTCACCGCCAGCGACGACGAGCGCGTGACGTTCGAGGACGTCGACGGCGTCGCGCACGCCCTCACCGTCAGCGCCGCCGAGACCGTGTCCGTGAAGGCGGACCCCTCGCCGCCCGAGCGCGTCGGGCTGCCGGCGACGGTGATCCTGGACCAGCAGGTCTTCGGGCGCTAG
- a CDS encoding DoxX family protein encodes MDIVFLVARVLLAVIFLLSAVGHLTQSKGMAQYAASKGVPAAEAGVIASGLVFLLGGLSILLGIWTDLGALAIALTLIPVTFMMHPHWKETDAQAKQGEQIHFNKNLALIGGLLLLFYVTNQLQDIPVGITGPLFDRW; translated from the coding sequence ATGGACATCGTCTTCCTCGTCGCCCGCGTACTGCTCGCGGTGATCTTCCTGCTGTCGGCCGTCGGCCACCTGACCCAGAGCAAGGGCATGGCGCAGTACGCCGCCAGCAAGGGCGTCCCGGCCGCCGAGGCCGGCGTCATCGCGTCCGGCCTGGTCTTCCTGCTCGGCGGTCTCTCGATCCTGCTCGGGATCTGGACCGACCTGGGCGCCCTCGCCATCGCGCTGACGCTCATCCCGGTCACCTTCATGATGCACCCGCACTGGAAGGAGACGGACGCGCAGGCCAAGCAGGGCGAGCAGATCCACTTCAACAAGAACCTGGCCCTCATCGGCGGCCTGCTGCTGCTCTTCTACGTGACGAACCAGCTGCAGGACATCCCCGTCGGCATCACGGGCCCGCTGTTCGACCGCTGGTAG
- a CDS encoding PLP-dependent aminotransferase family protein, with amino-acid sequence MADSISFSRGAPSADIVDIEGLKQAAVRAFENDPAGVAGYGTAVGYVPLRRHIAAKHGVPEDHVLVTNGSMQADAFLFDEVVERGDTVVVERPTYDRTLLGLTERGADVHLIGLQEDGIDVDELEAALKNGLRPKLAHVIPNFQNPGGSTLSLEKRRRLLALAAEHDFLIFEDDPYVDVRFSGEPLPRMLELDAPGESNTPTNVVYACSFSKTVCPGVRVGYLVGNPQLIARIQRRATNTYISPSQVSQAIVHEFVSGDRYEAALENVKRALGERADTLAAALREHLPQATFVKPEGGYFLWVSLPEGEGHDCARIAEEAAARGVQIVKGTDFLVEGGENAFRLAYSAVTADRIDEGVRRLAEAVEAAKA; translated from the coding sequence ATGGCCGACTCCATCTCGTTCTCCCGCGGAGCCCCGTCCGCCGACATCGTCGACATCGAGGGGCTGAAGCAGGCCGCCGTCCGGGCCTTCGAGAACGATCCGGCCGGTGTCGCCGGCTACGGCACCGCGGTGGGCTACGTGCCGCTGCGCCGCCACATCGCCGCGAAGCACGGCGTGCCGGAGGACCACGTCCTGGTGACGAACGGCTCGATGCAGGCCGACGCCTTCCTCTTCGACGAGGTCGTCGAGCGCGGCGACACGGTGGTCGTCGAGCGCCCGACGTACGACCGCACGCTCCTCGGGCTGACCGAGCGCGGCGCCGACGTGCACCTGATCGGGCTGCAGGAGGACGGCATCGACGTCGATGAGCTCGAGGCGGCGCTGAAGAACGGCCTGCGGCCGAAGCTCGCGCACGTCATCCCCAACTTCCAGAACCCGGGCGGCTCGACGCTGTCCCTGGAGAAGCGCCGGCGTCTGCTCGCGCTGGCCGCCGAGCACGACTTCCTGATCTTCGAGGACGACCCGTACGTCGACGTGCGGTTCTCCGGCGAGCCCCTGCCGCGGATGCTCGAGCTGGACGCGCCGGGCGAGTCGAACACGCCGACGAACGTCGTCTACGCCTGCTCGTTCTCGAAGACGGTCTGCCCGGGCGTGCGCGTCGGCTACCTCGTCGGCAACCCGCAGCTCATCGCCCGGATCCAGCGCCGCGCGACGAACACGTACATCTCGCCGAGCCAGGTCTCCCAGGCGATCGTGCACGAGTTCGTGTCCGGCGACCGCTACGAGGCGGCCCTGGAGAACGTCAAGCGCGCCCTCGGCGAGCGCGCCGACACGCTCGCCGCCGCCCTGCGCGAGCACCTGCCGCAGGCGACGTTCGTCAAGCCCGAGGGCGGCTACTTCCTGTGGGTGTCGCTGCCCGAGGGCGAGGGCCACGACTGCGCCCGCATCGCCGAGGAGGCCGCCGCGCGCGGCGTCCAGATCGTCAAGGGCACCGACTTCCTGGTCGAGGGCGGCGAGAACGCCTTCCGCCTGGCGTACTCCGCGGTGACCGCCGACCGCATCGACGAGGGCGTCCGCCGCCTGGCCGAGGCCGTCGAGGCCGCGAAGGCCTGA
- a CDS encoding 6,7-dimethyl-8-ribityllumazine synthase, whose translation MSTESPKPIAFVQASWHKDIVDQARAGFVAEIGERGVDEEQIEVFEVPGAFEIPLHAKRLAETGRYAAIVAAGLVVDGGIYRHDFVATAVIDGLMRVQLDTGVPVFSVVLTPHHFHEHADHHDYFHAHFVVKGEQAARAAVETLESLERVDALA comes from the coding sequence ATGAGCACGGAGAGCCCGAAGCCGATCGCGTTCGTCCAGGCGTCCTGGCACAAGGACATCGTCGACCAGGCGCGGGCCGGCTTCGTCGCCGAGATCGGCGAGCGGGGCGTCGACGAGGAGCAGATCGAGGTCTTCGAGGTGCCCGGCGCGTTCGAGATCCCGCTCCACGCCAAGCGGCTCGCCGAGACCGGGCGCTACGCGGCGATCGTCGCCGCCGGCCTGGTCGTCGACGGCGGCATCTACCGCCACGACTTCGTCGCCACCGCGGTCATCGACGGGCTGATGCGCGTGCAGCTCGACACCGGCGTCCCCGTCTTCTCGGTCGTCCTGACCCCGCACCACTTCCACGAGCACGCCGACCACCACGACTACTTCCACGCGCACTTCGTGGTGAAGGGCGAGCAGGCCGCCCGCGCGGCGGTCGAGACGCTCGAGTCGCTCGAGCGCGTCGACGCCCTGGCCTAG
- a CDS encoding heavy metal translocating P-type ATPase: MSTTAPDPDLERLELPVEGMTCASCANRIERKLNKLDGVQATVNYATEKAAVRFDPAAVTPQDLLATVEAAGYHATLPAPRPAAAPAGVGAGSAAAPADAAPTDADATAVPDAPQDRHAADLRRRLVGSAALSVPLLLISMVPALQFEHWQWLALQLATPVVFWAGWPFHRAAWVNLRHGAATMDTLVSVGTLAAWGWSVVALFFLGAGDPGMTMGFELVLDRRAAADHIYLEAAGVVTTLLLAGRYFEARAKRRAGAALRALLELGAKEATVLESDGTERRVAIDALAVGDRFVVRPGERVATDGTVVDGRSAVDESLLTGESVPVEKGSGDVVVGASVNAGGRLVVEATKVGADTALAQIARLVEDAQTGKAPVQRLADRISGVFVPIVLVLAAATLGFWLGSGSSATFSFSAAVAVLIIACPCALGLATPTALLVGTGRGAQLGLLIKGPEILESTRRVDTIVLDKTGTVTTGRMRLTEVVPAAGEDRDEVLRVAGALEAASEHPVARAIAGAAQGADGAGGAGAGSLSDPDGTVSSGAGAARRAVAEDAAAAAGGSRPSVLPVPEGFRNREGLGVEGVVEGRAVVAGRPALLEEWAMPLTAELQAALEAAQAEGRTAIAVGWDGRVRGLLVVADTPKETSAAAVAELRALGLRPILLTGDNARTAEAVAGQVGIDETIADVLPAEKADVVRRLQAEGRVVAMVGDGVNDAPALAQADLGLAIGTGTDVAIEASDLTLVSGDLRGAADAIRLSRRTLAIIRSNLFWAFAYNVVLIPVAVAGLLNPLFAGAAMALSSVFVVTNSLRLRSFRPRRGA; encoded by the coding sequence ATGAGCACGACCGCGCCCGACCCCGACCTGGAGCGCCTGGAGCTGCCCGTCGAGGGCATGACCTGCGCGTCCTGCGCCAACCGCATCGAGCGCAAGCTGAACAAGCTCGACGGCGTGCAGGCCACCGTGAACTACGCGACGGAGAAGGCCGCCGTCCGCTTCGACCCGGCCGCCGTCACCCCGCAGGACCTGCTCGCCACGGTCGAGGCCGCCGGGTACCACGCGACCCTCCCGGCGCCGCGCCCGGCGGCCGCGCCGGCCGGGGTGGGCGCGGGCTCCGCCGCCGCTCCGGCGGACGCGGCGCCCACGGACGCCGACGCGACGGCCGTCCCGGACGCGCCGCAGGACCGCCACGCCGCGGACCTGCGGCGGCGGCTCGTCGGCTCGGCCGCGCTGTCGGTCCCGCTCCTGCTGATCTCGATGGTCCCGGCGCTGCAGTTTGAGCACTGGCAGTGGCTCGCGCTGCAGCTCGCGACGCCGGTGGTCTTCTGGGCCGGCTGGCCGTTCCACCGCGCGGCGTGGGTCAACCTGCGCCACGGCGCCGCGACGATGGACACGCTGGTGTCCGTCGGCACGCTCGCCGCGTGGGGCTGGAGCGTCGTCGCGCTGTTCTTCCTCGGCGCGGGCGACCCCGGCATGACGATGGGCTTCGAGCTCGTCCTCGACCGCCGCGCCGCGGCGGACCACATCTACCTGGAGGCCGCGGGCGTCGTGACGACGCTGCTGCTGGCCGGGCGCTACTTCGAGGCGCGGGCCAAGCGCCGCGCCGGCGCCGCCCTGCGTGCGCTGCTCGAGCTCGGCGCGAAGGAGGCGACGGTCCTGGAGTCGGACGGCACCGAGCGCCGCGTGGCGATCGACGCCCTGGCGGTCGGCGACCGCTTCGTCGTCCGCCCCGGCGAGCGCGTCGCCACGGACGGCACCGTCGTCGACGGCCGGTCGGCGGTCGACGAGTCGCTGCTGACCGGCGAGTCCGTGCCCGTCGAGAAGGGGTCGGGCGACGTCGTCGTCGGCGCGAGCGTCAACGCCGGCGGGCGCCTGGTCGTCGAGGCCACGAAGGTCGGCGCCGACACCGCGCTCGCGCAGATCGCCCGGCTGGTCGAGGACGCGCAGACGGGGAAGGCGCCGGTGCAGCGGCTGGCGGACCGGATCTCGGGCGTCTTCGTCCCCATCGTGCTGGTGCTCGCGGCCGCGACGCTCGGCTTCTGGCTCGGCAGCGGGTCGAGCGCGACGTTCTCGTTCAGCGCCGCCGTCGCGGTCCTGATCATCGCCTGCCCGTGCGCCCTCGGCCTGGCCACCCCGACCGCGCTGCTCGTCGGCACGGGCCGCGGCGCGCAGCTCGGCCTGCTCATCAAGGGGCCCGAGATCCTGGAGTCCACGCGCCGCGTCGACACGATCGTGCTCGACAAGACCGGGACGGTCACGACCGGCCGGATGCGGCTGACGGAGGTGGTGCCCGCCGCCGGCGAGGACCGCGACGAGGTGCTGCGGGTGGCCGGCGCGCTCGAAGCGGCGTCCGAGCACCCGGTGGCGCGGGCGATCGCCGGCGCGGCCCAGGGGGCCGACGGGGCCGGGGGCGCGGGTGCGGGGTCGCTCTCGGATCCGGACGGCACCGTGTCCTCCGGCGCCGGAGCCGCGCGGCGCGCGGTGGCCGAGGACGCTGCGGCCGCGGCTGGCGGGTCGCGGCCGTCGGTCCTGCCCGTCCCCGAGGGCTTCCGCAACCGCGAGGGCCTGGGCGTCGAGGGCGTCGTCGAGGGCCGCGCCGTCGTAGCGGGCCGTCCGGCGCTGCTGGAGGAGTGGGCGATGCCGCTGACCGCCGAATTGCAGGCGGCGCTCGAGGCCGCGCAGGCGGAGGGCCGCACCGCGATCGCCGTCGGCTGGGACGGCCGGGTGCGCGGGCTGCTCGTCGTGGCGGACACGCCGAAGGAGACGAGCGCCGCCGCGGTCGCCGAGCTGCGCGCCCTCGGACTGCGCCCGATCCTCCTGACCGGCGACAACGCGCGCACCGCGGAGGCGGTGGCCGGTCAGGTGGGGATCGACGAGACGATCGCCGACGTGCTGCCGGCCGAGAAGGCCGACGTCGTGCGGCGCCTGCAGGCCGAGGGCCGCGTCGTCGCGATGGTCGGCGACGGGGTGAACGACGCGCCCGCGCTCGCGCAGGCCGACCTGGGCCTGGCGATCGGCACCGGGACGGACGTGGCGATCGAGGCGTCCGACCTGACCCTCGTCTCGGGCGACCTGCGCGGCGCCGCCGACGCGATCCGCCTGTCGCGCCGGACCCTGGCGATCATCCGCAGCAACCTGTTCTGGGCCTTCGCCTACAACGTCGTCCTGATCCCGGTGGCGGTCGCGGGCCTGCTCAACCCGCTCTTCGCCGGCGCGGCGATGGCGCTCTCGAGCGTGTTCGTGGTGACGAACTCGCTCCGGCTGCGGTCCTTCCGGCCGCGCCGCGGGGCGTAG
- the sucD gene encoding succinate--CoA ligase subunit alpha: MSILVTENTKLAVAGITGREGRFHTLNNKAYGTNVVGGVNPKKAGQDVEGIPVFGDWETTVKESGANTAMIFVPPPFAAQSALEAAQAGVELVIIITEGIPAHDELKLYNTVKRDHPNTVVVGPNCPGILSPGKANVGIIPASFFKPGNVGVVSRSGTLTYQIGNELAQAGFGNSSIVGIGGDPVPGSSFVDIIERFEQDPETELIVLSGEIGGSAEEEAAEYIAQHVTKPVVGYIAGFTAPEGKQMGHAGAIVSGSAGTAAAKAEALESKGVRVGRTPTQVAEIAIEILKKG; this comes from the coding sequence ATGTCGATCCTGGTCACCGAGAACACCAAGCTCGCCGTCGCCGGCATCACCGGCCGCGAGGGCCGCTTCCACACGCTGAACAACAAGGCCTACGGCACGAACGTCGTCGGCGGCGTGAACCCGAAGAAGGCCGGTCAGGACGTCGAGGGCATCCCGGTCTTCGGCGACTGGGAGACGACGGTCAAGGAGTCGGGCGCCAACACGGCGATGATCTTCGTGCCGCCGCCCTTCGCGGCGCAGTCGGCGCTCGAGGCCGCCCAGGCCGGCGTCGAGCTCGTGATCATCATCACCGAGGGCATCCCCGCCCACGACGAGCTCAAGCTCTACAACACGGTCAAGCGCGACCACCCGAACACGGTCGTCGTCGGCCCGAACTGCCCCGGCATCCTGTCGCCGGGCAAGGCGAACGTCGGCATCATCCCGGCGTCGTTCTTCAAGCCGGGCAACGTCGGCGTCGTCTCGCGCTCCGGCACGCTGACCTACCAGATCGGCAACGAGCTGGCCCAGGCCGGCTTCGGCAACTCCTCGATCGTCGGCATCGGCGGCGACCCGGTCCCGGGCTCGTCCTTCGTCGACATCATCGAGCGGTTCGAGCAGGACCCCGAGACCGAGCTCATCGTCCTGTCGGGCGAGATCGGCGGCTCGGCCGAGGAGGAGGCCGCCGAGTACATCGCGCAGCACGTGACCAAGCCGGTCGTCGGCTACATCGCGGGCTTCACGGCGCCCGAGGGCAAGCAGATGGGCCACGCCGGCGCGATCGTGTCCGGCTCGGCCGGCACCGCGGCGGCGAAGGCCGAGGCGCTCGAGTCGAAGGGCGTGCGCGTCGGCCGCACCCCGACGCAGGTCGCCGAGATCGCGATCGAGATCCTGAAGAAGGGCTGA
- the sucC gene encoding ADP-forming succinate--CoA ligase subunit beta → MDLLEYQGKQLFGKHGLEVSDGKAVTTVDDAVAAANEIGYPVVVKAQVLMGGRGKAGGVKLASNEEEAREHATNILGLDIKGHITRTLWIEHASDIATEYYASVLLDRSAKKPLVMFSTEGGVEIETVAEENPEKLIREHVDPLVGLTKEQALDIATKGGADEDVREGVADALVALYEVWIEEDASLAEINPLIVTPDRKVKALDAKVSLDGNAAFRHPDHAELGDKANLDPIEVKAAEEGVVYVKLDGDIGILGNGAGLVMSTLDVVAQAGGSPANFLDAGGGSDAAKVKQAVEIILSNENVKAVLFNIFGGITRCDEVANGLVAAFADLKPQVPFVVRLDGTNDVQGREILEKAALPNVQTAKTMNEAAEKVVAAAKGNR, encoded by the coding sequence ATGGACCTGCTCGAGTACCAAGGCAAGCAGCTGTTCGGAAAGCACGGCCTCGAGGTGTCTGACGGCAAGGCCGTCACGACCGTCGACGACGCCGTCGCCGCCGCGAACGAGATCGGCTACCCCGTCGTCGTCAAGGCCCAGGTCTTGATGGGCGGCCGCGGCAAGGCCGGCGGCGTGAAGCTGGCGTCGAACGAGGAGGAGGCGCGCGAGCACGCGACCAACATCCTCGGCCTCGACATCAAGGGCCACATCACGCGCACGCTCTGGATCGAGCACGCCTCCGACATCGCGACGGAGTACTACGCCTCGGTGCTGCTGGACCGCTCGGCGAAGAAGCCGCTCGTCATGTTCTCCACGGAGGGCGGCGTCGAGATCGAGACGGTCGCCGAGGAGAACCCGGAGAAGCTCATCCGCGAGCACGTCGACCCGCTCGTCGGGCTGACGAAGGAGCAGGCGCTCGACATCGCCACGAAGGGCGGCGCCGACGAGGACGTCCGCGAGGGCGTCGCCGACGCGCTCGTCGCGCTCTACGAGGTCTGGATCGAGGAGGACGCCTCCCTCGCCGAGATCAACCCGCTGATCGTCACGCCCGACCGCAAGGTCAAGGCGCTCGACGCGAAGGTCTCGCTCGACGGCAACGCCGCGTTCCGCCACCCGGACCACGCCGAGCTGGGCGACAAGGCCAACCTGGACCCGATCGAGGTCAAGGCCGCCGAGGAGGGCGTCGTCTACGTCAAGCTCGACGGCGACATCGGCATCCTCGGCAACGGCGCCGGCCTGGTCATGTCGACCCTGGACGTCGTCGCGCAGGCCGGCGGCTCGCCCGCCAACTTCCTGGACGCCGGCGGCGGATCCGACGCCGCGAAGGTGAAGCAGGCCGTCGAGATCATCCTCTCGAACGAGAACGTCAAGGCCGTCCTCTTCAACATCTTCGGCGGCATCACCCGCTGCGACGAGGTCGCCAACGGCCTGGTCGCCGCGTTCGCCGACCTGAAGCCGCAGGTCCCGTTCGTCGTCCGCCTGGACGGCACGAACGACGTCCAGGGTCGCGAGATCCTCGAGAAGGCCGCGCTCCCGAACGTGCAGACGGCGAAGACGATGAACGAGGCGGCCGAGAAGGTCGTCGCGGCGGCGAAGGGGAACCGCTGA
- a CDS encoding ATP-binding cassette domain-containing protein, which yields MDLAIEAVGLEKTFGDVRALAGVDLRAPEGSVLGVLGPNGAGKTTSVRILTTLMAPDAGSARVAGLDVVRDAQALRAKIGLAGQYAAVDEFLTGSENLQMVGRLYRLSPAQARTRAKELLEEFGLTDAGDRVANTYSGGMRRRLDLAAALVVRPPVLFLDEPTTGLDPRSRIALWETIESRVADGTTVLLTTQYLDEADRLADRIAVIDHGQVIAEGTSDELKTRVGGERLEIVLEDPADVERTRVALAPLTEASAEATLGDDGVLRLPLRPGAGGIVAAVRALDAAVIGIRDATVRRPTLDDVFLTLTGRAPADDDAADPVEHA from the coding sequence GTGGATCTCGCCATCGAGGCCGTCGGCCTCGAGAAGACCTTCGGCGACGTCCGCGCCCTCGCCGGCGTGGACCTGCGCGCCCCCGAGGGGTCCGTCCTGGGCGTCCTCGGCCCCAACGGCGCCGGCAAGACGACGTCCGTCCGCATCCTCACGACGCTGATGGCGCCCGACGCCGGCTCCGCCCGCGTCGCGGGGCTCGACGTCGTGCGCGACGCGCAGGCCCTGCGCGCCAAGATCGGCCTCGCCGGCCAGTACGCCGCCGTCGACGAGTTCCTCACGGGCAGCGAGAACCTGCAGATGGTCGGCCGGCTCTACCGGCTCAGCCCGGCGCAGGCGCGCACCCGGGCCAAGGAGCTGCTCGAGGAGTTCGGGCTGACGGACGCCGGCGACCGCGTGGCGAACACGTACTCGGGCGGCATGCGCCGGCGCCTGGACCTGGCGGCCGCGCTCGTGGTCCGCCCGCCGGTGCTCTTCCTCGACGAGCCGACGACGGGACTGGACCCCCGCAGCCGCATCGCGCTGTGGGAGACGATCGAGTCGCGCGTGGCGGACGGCACCACGGTGCTGCTGACGACGCAGTACCTGGACGAGGCCGACCGGCTCGCGGACCGCATCGCGGTGATCGACCACGGGCAGGTCATCGCCGAGGGCACGTCGGACGAGCTGAAGACCCGCGTCGGCGGGGAGCGGCTCGAGATCGTGCTCGAGGATCCCGCGGACGTGGAGCGCACCCGCGTCGCGCTCGCGCCGCTGACGGAGGCGAGCGCCGAGGCGACGCTCGGCGACGACGGCGTGCTGCGCCTGCCGCTGCGGCCCGGCGCGGGCGGGATCGTCGCAGCGGTCCGGGCGCTCGACGCCGCCGTGATCGGCATCCGCGACGCCACGGTGCGCCGGCCGACGCTCGACGACGTCTTCCTCACCCTGACCGGCCGCGCCCCCGCGGACGACGACGCCGCCGACCCCGTGGAGCACGCATGA
- a CDS encoding ABC transporter permease — translation MSLRWTLSDTLVLAMRQLRRIPRSPDLLIGYTIQPVMFVLLFRYVFGGAIQTPGYDYVDFLMPGIIVQSIAFGGFVTALAIAEDMKKGLIDRFRSLPMSRIAVISGRAVADLALNALQLVVLIGVGLIVGFSFGTDVGRVVAGILLLLMIGFAFSWVFALIGLVGGSAESANAIGFTVLFPLTFASGIFVPPASMPNGLRQFAEANPFTSFADATRHLFLGAPANSDVWTSVLWAVGIAVVAAFLALRRYRSLTG, via the coding sequence ATGAGCCTGCGCTGGACGCTCTCGGACACCCTCGTGCTGGCCATGCGCCAGCTGCGCCGGATCCCGCGCTCGCCGGACCTGCTCATCGGCTACACGATCCAGCCGGTGATGTTCGTGCTGCTGTTCCGCTACGTCTTCGGCGGCGCGATCCAGACGCCGGGCTACGACTACGTCGACTTCCTGATGCCGGGCATCATCGTCCAGTCCATCGCGTTCGGCGGGTTCGTCACCGCGCTCGCGATCGCGGAGGACATGAAGAAGGGGCTCATCGACCGCTTCCGGTCGCTGCCGATGTCGCGGATCGCGGTCATCTCGGGCCGCGCGGTCGCCGACCTGGCCCTCAACGCCCTGCAGCTCGTCGTGCTCATCGGCGTCGGGCTGATCGTCGGCTTCTCCTTCGGCACCGACGTGGGCCGCGTGGTGGCGGGGATCCTCCTGCTGCTGATGATCGGCTTCGCGTTCTCGTGGGTCTTCGCGCTCATCGGCCTCGTCGGCGGATCCGCCGAGTCCGCCAACGCGATCGGCTTCACGGTGCTCTTCCCGCTGACCTTCGCGTCGGGCATCTTCGTCCCGCCCGCGTCGATGCCGAACGGGCTGCGGCAGTTCGCCGAGGCGAACCCCTTCACGTCGTTCGCGGACGCCACGCGCCACCTGTTCCTGGGGGCGCCCGCCAACAGCGACGTGTGGACGTCGGTGCTGTGGGCGGTGGGCATCGCGGTCGTCGCCGCGTTCCTGGCGCTGCGCCGCTACCGCTCGCTCACCGGCTGA
- a CDS encoding HAD hydrolase-like protein encodes MPLPKQIDFVTMDVYGTLIDWEAGIVDAFTREAGKDGFTFEKDRLLNLFHEKHREVAAGSYELYAEVLRRTAREVAADLGWDDLRQEPARANFLPDSVERWRPFRETMPQLRKLGKEFKTGLVSNIDDKLLGLTRRHIQHDFDLVVTAQQVRSYKPDTAHFTEISRRYGSKKNWVHIASGYHSDVAPCIKAKIPVIWVNRHGEALEPKAKAPTVEVRTLLDAVRELGLK; translated from the coding sequence ATGCCGCTTCCCAAGCAGATCGACTTCGTGACCATGGACGTGTACGGCACGTTGATCGACTGGGAGGCGGGGATCGTCGACGCGTTCACCCGCGAGGCCGGCAAGGACGGGTTCACGTTCGAGAAGGACCGCCTCCTCAACCTGTTCCACGAGAAGCACCGCGAGGTCGCCGCCGGGTCGTACGAGCTGTACGCCGAGGTGCTGCGCCGCACGGCCCGCGAGGTCGCCGCCGACCTGGGCTGGGACGACCTGCGCCAGGAGCCCGCGCGGGCCAACTTCCTGCCCGACTCCGTCGAGCGCTGGCGCCCGTTCCGCGAGACGATGCCGCAGCTGCGCAAGCTCGGCAAGGAGTTCAAGACGGGCCTCGTCTCGAACATCGACGACAAGCTGCTCGGCCTGACCCGCCGCCACATCCAGCACGACTTCGACCTCGTCGTCACCGCGCAGCAGGTCCGCTCCTACAAGCCGGACACCGCGCACTTCACCGAGATCTCCCGCCGCTACGGCTCGAAGAAGAACTGGGTGCACATCGCGTCGGGCTACCACTCCGACGTCGCGCCCTGCATCAAGGCGAAGATCCCGGTCATCTGGGTCAACCGCCACGGCGAGGCCCTCGAGCCGAAGGCGAAGGCGCCGACGGTCGAGGTCCGCACGCTGCTCGACGCGGTCCGCGAGCTCGGCCTGAAGTAG
- a CDS encoding MBL fold metallo-hydrolase codes for MRALAVHPDVLVVVSRVWQTTAAIVRAPAGEGEQQGPREAFLVDSPVYPDELELTAQVAGQAGFAVQGLLATHGDWDHLLGRFAFPEAALGVAETTAARLSGHSGEAVRALREFDGEHYVQRQGGLKLGELQALPVPGKIGLAGGDASGAADQELELHPAPGHTADGMAVWVPWARTLICGDYLSPVEIPTWHDHEGSRTQYRATLDVLKPLVDQADWVIPGHGGPIDGARAAAIWREDVAYVDRYALPIARSGATQKALHAKNQAAAGD; via the coding sequence ATGCGCGCTCTCGCCGTCCATCCGGACGTCCTCGTCGTCGTCTCCCGCGTCTGGCAGACGACGGCGGCCATCGTCCGCGCCCCCGCCGGCGAGGGCGAGCAGCAGGGCCCGCGCGAGGCGTTCCTGGTCGACTCGCCGGTCTACCCCGACGAGCTCGAGCTGACGGCGCAGGTCGCCGGCCAGGCCGGCTTCGCGGTGCAGGGGCTGCTCGCCACGCACGGCGACTGGGACCACCTGCTGGGGCGCTTCGCCTTCCCCGAGGCGGCGCTGGGCGTCGCCGAGACGACCGCCGCCCGGCTGTCGGGCCACTCCGGCGAGGCCGTCCGCGCGCTGCGCGAGTTCGACGGCGAGCACTACGTCCAGCGGCAGGGCGGGCTGAAGCTCGGCGAGCTGCAGGCGCTCCCGGTCCCGGGCAAGATCGGGCTGGCGGGCGGCGACGCGTCCGGCGCCGCCGACCAGGAGCTGGAGCTGCACCCCGCGCCCGGCCACACCGCCGACGGCATGGCGGTCTGGGTGCCCTGGGCGCGCACGCTGATCTGCGGCGACTACCTGTCGCCGGTCGAGATCCCCACGTGGCACGACCACGAGGGCTCCCGCACCCAGTACCGCGCCACGCTCGACGTCCTCAAGCCGCTCGTCGACCAGGCCGACTGGGTGATCCCGGGCCACGGCGGCCCGATCGACGGCGCCCGCGCCGCGGCGATCTGGCGCGAGGACGTCGCCTACGTCGACCGCTACGCCCTGCCGATCGCCCGGTCCGGGGCGACGCAGAAGGCGCTGCACGCGAAGAACCAGGCCGCGGCGGGGGACTGA